The Gammaproteobacteria bacterium genome includes a window with the following:
- a CDS encoding DUF2857 domain-containing protein, with the protein MDGTKESDLITAVLMYAIRCLAEGDQAALRNMNFGPREIEALREMNLADLYRVESLRAHCLEIDLNRDVYWPMIDHLRRQRESEELQQVLIAADAPLEMMQTLFGLGSREYTRLRRMLTVDPSVGRPAEPDEESTHKLWNAWVQRADREDDGPLAPNEYLVIHRDTGISMRAIWNLTQRWNQYGDLTGRSGHDPSERACSDG; encoded by the coding sequence ATGGACGGGACCAAAGAATCCGATCTGATCACGGCCGTGCTGATGTACGCGATCCGTTGCCTGGCCGAAGGGGACCAGGCTGCACTACGCAATATGAACTTCGGGCCGCGCGAAATCGAGGCGTTGCGCGAAATGAACCTTGCCGATCTCTATCGGGTCGAGTCGCTGCGTGCACATTGTCTGGAGATCGACCTCAATCGGGACGTGTACTGGCCGATGATCGATCACCTGCGCCGGCAGCGTGAGTCCGAGGAACTACAACAGGTGTTGATTGCTGCGGATGCGCCATTGGAGATGATGCAGACGCTGTTCGGTTTGGGGTCCCGCGAATACACACGACTTCGTCGAATGTTAACTGTAGATCCTTCCGTCGGCCGGCCGGCAGAACCCGATGAAGAGAGTACGCATAAACTTTGGAACGCCTGGGTGCAACGGGCGGACCGTGAAGACGACGGTCCACTTGCACCGAATGAGTATCTTGTCATCCATCGTGACACCGGTATCTCGATGCGGGCCATATGGAACTTGACGCAACGCTGGAATCAATACGGTGATCTGACAGGACGAAGCGGTCACGACCCCTCGGAGCGAGCGTGTTCGGATGGGTGA
- a CDS encoding DNA-3-methyladenine glycosylase I, with translation MNKTTKGPDGKPRCQWCSAAPEFLAYHDTEWGFPVSDDHRLFEKLCLEGFQSGLSWRTILAKRENFRAAFHDFDFNRIARFTQRDVNRLLKDEGIVRHRGKIEAVINNALRAQELVKQEGSLAAFIWRYEPDIKQLATPQTVSTSDESTALSKDLKKQGWKFVGPTTVYAFMQAMGLINDHVEGCVIRVKVERARKTFRRPER, from the coding sequence ATGAACAAGACGACAAAAGGTCCTGACGGCAAACCACGCTGCCAGTGGTGCAGTGCCGCACCGGAGTTTCTCGCCTATCACGATACGGAATGGGGTTTCCCGGTAAGTGACGATCATCGCTTGTTCGAGAAATTGTGTCTGGAAGGTTTTCAATCCGGCTTGAGCTGGCGCACCATCCTCGCTAAACGCGAAAACTTCCGCGCTGCATTCCACGATTTCGATTTTAACAGGATAGCCCGCTTCACCCAGCGTGACGTTAATCGATTGCTCAAAGATGAAGGCATCGTCCGTCACCGCGGCAAGATCGAGGCGGTCATCAACAATGCACTAAGGGCGCAGGAACTCGTCAAACAAGAAGGCTCGCTTGCTGCCTTCATCTGGCGTTACGAACCTGACATAAAGCAGCTTGCAACGCCTCAGACCGTCTCGACGTCTGACGAATCGACCGCCCTGTCGAAAGACCTGAAAAAGCAAGGCTGGAAGTTTGTCGGACCGACCACCGTGTATGCCTTTATGCAGGCAATGGGGTTGATCAACGATCATGTTGAGGGCTGCGTAATCAGAGTTAAAGTTGAACGCGCGCGCAAAACTTTCCGGCGACCAGAGCGCTGA
- a CDS encoding TetR/AcrR family transcriptional regulator, with the protein MSDKTTRDHIVEAADQLFYRQGYEHTSFADIANAVHISRGNFYYHFKTKDDILDAVIDQRLANTRMMLERWESEEDHPADRIKRYIHILLTNWSKINYFGCPVGTLCTELAKLNHTSQEEASKVFTLFRTWLRQQFILLGRKKDADALAMHVLAWSQGVATLASTFHDEKFVRKEVKQICEWLESTTLTDDSHK; encoded by the coding sequence ATGAGTGACAAGACTACACGCGATCACATTGTTGAAGCCGCCGATCAGCTCTTCTATCGGCAAGGCTACGAGCATACCTCGTTTGCTGACATTGCCAATGCCGTACATATCTCGCGCGGGAATTTTTACTATCACTTCAAAACCAAGGATGACATTCTGGATGCCGTGATCGATCAGCGTCTGGCGAATACCAGAATGATGTTGGAGCGCTGGGAAAGTGAAGAAGACCATCCGGCTGATCGGATCAAGCGCTATATCCATATCCTGCTCACCAATTGGTCCAAAATAAATTATTTCGGTTGCCCCGTAGGGACACTGTGTACCGAACTTGCCAAGCTGAATCACACCTCGCAAGAAGAAGCGAGCAAGGTCTTCACCCTTTTTCGCACCTGGTTACGCCAGCAATTCATCTTGCTTGGTCGCAAGAAAGATGCAGATGCATTGGCAATGCATGTTCTTGCCTGGAGCCAGGGTGTCGCCACGCTCGCAAGCACCTTTCATGATGAGAAATTCGTGAGAAAAGAAGTCAAGCAGATTTGCGAGTGGCTGGAATCGACCACACTAACTGATGACTCACACAAATAA
- a CDS encoding helix-turn-helix domain-containing protein produces the protein MGEGSRGLRPETHALDALIQATIERVQRESGNTHADTMLFMGNRHQSFPTLVVQDPVLEPVDKLVWMVIMLQAQETGGSTAFPSYEYLAKKTNVSSTSTISRAIAILRTTRWLTLCARLREASGRFRGNVYALHDEPLPLVDALHLDPDYMNFLRQSLTHHHARVRLVAKGVLDTIDEDIHEGIDICAQGHPIERRMQAVEAIQQDSPRRYFAFSAKVMTRLRNVVEENGSDHRDQNSKPGETYVQVKDPQISSPQNLKPGSCSSSYINKTTTTKKTEENKIFTGTDGNPSLIYPKRLSENQRALADRYLNTVSADERQSILDELEGRLRSEQKGMSPVYDEMRFLHFLCRAANKGEFVPNLGIKVRDERIEREKARLRYLKQQEDSLAEAKRREENRSHESGQQRLAEIRKSLHMSARVQSDDESG, from the coding sequence ATGGGTGAAGGTTCTCGTGGCCTACGACCCGAAACCCACGCACTGGATGCACTGATACAGGCGACCATAGAACGCGTACAACGGGAATCGGGTAATACACATGCCGACACCATGCTGTTCATGGGGAACCGGCATCAATCGTTCCCCACGCTGGTGGTGCAAGATCCCGTGCTCGAACCCGTGGACAAACTGGTGTGGATGGTCATCATGTTGCAGGCGCAGGAGACCGGCGGTAGCACAGCGTTTCCCAGCTATGAGTATCTCGCCAAGAAAACCAATGTTTCCTCCACTTCAACCATCTCCAGGGCCATCGCTATTCTACGCACTACCCGCTGGCTGACCTTGTGTGCCCGTCTACGCGAGGCGAGCGGTCGTTTCCGCGGCAATGTCTACGCGTTGCACGATGAACCGCTGCCGTTAGTCGATGCCCTGCATCTGGACCCCGACTACATGAATTTCCTGCGGCAGTCGCTCACGCATCACCATGCCCGCGTGCGTCTGGTCGCCAAAGGAGTGTTGGATACGATTGACGAGGACATCCATGAGGGTATTGATATCTGTGCCCAGGGGCATCCGATCGAACGTCGAATGCAAGCCGTGGAAGCAATCCAGCAGGATTCACCGCGTCGCTATTTTGCGTTCAGCGCGAAGGTGATGACCCGACTGCGAAACGTAGTCGAGGAAAATGGTTCAGATCACCGGGACCAAAATTCAAAGCCGGGCGAAACCTATGTTCAAGTTAAGGACCCACAAATTTCGAGCCCACAAAATTTGAAGCCGGGTAGTTGTAGTAGTAGTTATATAAATAAAACTACTACTACAAAAAAAACAGAAGAGAATAAAATTTTCACTGGCACGGATGGGAACCCATCCCTGATCTATCCGAAGCGGCTGTCAGAGAACCAGCGTGCATTGGCGGATCGTTATTTGAACACCGTTTCTGCGGACGAACGCCAATCCATCCTTGATGAGTTGGAAGGGCGATTGCGTTCGGAGCAGAAGGGTATGAGCCCTGTGTATGATGAAATGCGCTTCCTGCACTTCTTGTGTCGAGCCGCGAACAAGGGTGAATTCGTCCCCAATCTTGGCATCAAGGTGCGCGATGAACGCATCGAACGGGAGAAGGCGCGGCTGAGGTATCTGAAGCAACAAGAAGACAGCCTGGCGGAAGCAAAACGCAGAGAAGAAAACAGGTCGCATGAATCCGGTCAACAACGGCTGGCCGAGATACGCAAGTCCCTTCACATGTCGGCACGGGTACAGTCAGACGACGAGTCTGGTTGA
- a CDS encoding ParB N-terminal domain-containing protein translates to MSKRGADNIPESSTSPPKTGQAGVPDTTIPMQVEITRIKAYDRNPRRSDNPEYDRIKASIHADGMDQPLVITCRPGETDYVVHAGGNTRLRILQELYEETGDEAFYRVHCLYRPWNHESDVLLAHLRENDLRGGLSFIDKAQAVLDAKQLLEEEMAIDSLSQRRLETILRERGYSLSHGLISQMGYAVHTLLPVIPRALQSGLGRPQVERIRALDRAARGIWKKRDLGDDETFDAVLAALCGRYDGPEWDLELLRSAIETEIAEEAEVSIHTIRVELDARLVGRDIDLSMPDGEYDTVTSGEADSSPRATPVKVKGVADIQTSGEHQGDSTKAVPDDKTPVVQGSSRDNAPKVSEKDSNDPQNTPIESPDRSIQSLETQSITIGEPGLTDLKSLRARAWTLAARLAQRNGIGELVTPLSGKGLGFILCDVPDSSLADQLDADTLGQISMLWWHLAACAEMTVAPLEAVVATLSDDSILRQALENQDAGLLFNSVWTLDPGHTGYRLWRQLSEQDWRDLLSLMDTYRHIHRVAEDSQTQLWE, encoded by the coding sequence ATGAGTAAGCGCGGCGCAGACAATATACCGGAATCGTCCACGTCTCCACCCAAAACTGGGCAGGCAGGAGTGCCTGACACGACCATACCGATGCAGGTGGAAATTACGCGCATAAAAGCCTACGACCGCAATCCGCGGCGTAGCGATAATCCGGAATACGATCGCATTAAGGCGTCGATTCACGCCGACGGCATGGATCAGCCACTGGTTATCACCTGCCGTCCCGGTGAAACCGATTATGTGGTCCACGCCGGCGGCAACACCCGCCTGCGGATCCTGCAGGAATTGTATGAGGAAACCGGCGACGAGGCATTCTATCGGGTTCATTGTCTGTACAGGCCGTGGAATCACGAATCGGACGTGCTCCTGGCACATCTGCGGGAAAATGATCTGCGTGGTGGCTTGAGTTTTATCGACAAGGCGCAGGCCGTATTAGATGCCAAGCAACTGCTCGAAGAGGAAATGGCTATCGATAGCCTTTCGCAAAGGCGCCTTGAAACGATACTCAGAGAACGCGGCTACAGCTTGAGTCACGGGCTGATCTCTCAAATGGGATACGCGGTTCACACTTTGCTTCCGGTCATTCCGCGGGCCTTGCAGTCGGGTTTGGGAAGACCACAGGTGGAACGGATTCGCGCCCTGGACCGAGCCGCGCGTGGGATCTGGAAGAAACGGGATCTGGGTGATGACGAAACCTTCGATGCAGTGCTCGCGGCTTTATGTGGGCGATACGACGGACCGGAGTGGGATCTTGAATTGTTGCGCAGTGCTATTGAGACGGAGATTGCGGAAGAGGCCGAAGTAAGCATCCATACCATTCGAGTTGAACTGGATGCACGCCTTGTTGGACGCGATATTGATCTTTCAATGCCTGATGGCGAATACGATACCGTTACATCGGGCGAAGCGGATTCTTCTCCGAGAGCAACTCCCGTGAAAGTAAAAGGCGTTGCCGACATTCAAACTTCTGGTGAGCACCAGGGCGACAGCACGAAGGCAGTACCTGATGATAAGACTCCTGTTGTTCAAGGATCATCACGCGATAATGCGCCCAAGGTATCTGAGAAAGATTCAAATGATCCTCAAAACACTCCGATCGAATCACCAGACCGTTCGATACAAAGTTTGGAAACGCAATCGATCACTATTGGCGAGCCCGGCCTCACAGATCTCAAATCCTTACGTGCCCGGGCCTGGACACTGGCCGCGCGCCTCGCGCAACGCAACGGCATCGGCGAGCTGGTTACACCACTGTCCGGCAAGGGGCTTGGATTCATTCTCTGCGACGTGCCGGATTCGTCGTTGGCCGATCAGTTAGACGCCGACACGCTCGGCCAAATCTCCATGCTGTGGTGGCATCTAGCCGCCTGTGCGGAGATGACCGTGGCACCGCTAGAAGCCGTCGTCGCCACCTTGTCCGATGACTCGATTCTTCGACAGGCGCTTGAGAATCAGGATGCCGGTCTACTCTTCAATAGTGTCTGGACGCTGGATCCGGGGCACACCGGCTATCGACTCTGGCGTCAACTTAGTGAACAGGACTGGCGGGATCTTCTCAGCCTGATGGATACCTACCGCCACATTCACCGTGTCGCGGAGGATTCCCAGACTCAACTCTGGGAATAG
- a CDS encoding DUF3577 domain-containing protein, with protein sequence MSNNETTKYFDLHTNGMGYLNRVREVTPEEGTPFLSVTIAALRGSVDNVQYTYFECHVSGKKAQEIVRQLKSAVEGKLKVLIGFTLSDLYAESFTYKNGDKAGETGVSLKARLLSIAWAKVDGQPFVTEQETAA encoded by the coding sequence ATGTCTAACAACGAAACGACCAAGTATTTCGATCTTCACACCAACGGTATGGGTTATCTAAACCGCGTCCGGGAAGTGACGCCGGAAGAGGGTACACCTTTTCTGAGTGTCACCATTGCCGCTTTGCGCGGTAGTGTCGACAACGTCCAGTACACGTATTTCGAGTGTCACGTGTCCGGCAAGAAGGCGCAGGAGATTGTGCGTCAACTCAAGTCGGCCGTTGAGGGCAAGTTGAAGGTGCTCATCGGATTCACGCTCAGTGATTTGTATGCGGAATCCTTTACCTACAAGAACGGTGACAAGGCCGGCGAAACCGGTGTCAGTCTGAAGGCCCGTCTGCTTAGCATTGCGTGGGCCAAGGTCGACGGCCAGCCGTTCGTTACGGAGCAAGAGACCGCTGCGTAG
- a CDS encoding tyrosine-type recombinase/integrase gives MLTDTKLRNLKPQDKLYKVNDRDGLYVAVTPAGGISFRYNYSISGRQETLTIGRYGKRGVTLAEARERLSEAKKMIAAGKSPAKEKARDKKRVKNAETFGAWAEKWLRGYQMADSTRDMRKSVYTRELKKRFGSQKLSEITHEDLRALTDAIVERGAPATAVHAREVVLQVYRWAIERGQNVENPAEKVRPTTIARFEPRDRALAPVEIGLMYRYMDRVGTSPQYRAAIKLLLLTMVRKSELSNATWSEINFSEALWTIPKERMKRRTPHLVYLSRQALDIFIALKTFAGGSDYVLPSRYDSDLPMSAATLNRVLASTYKAAQKDGEQLGKFGPHDLRRTASTLLHEAGYNTDWIEKCLAHEQRGVRAVYNKAEYREQRTAMLQDWADMIDEWAIKQRQ, from the coding sequence ATGCTGACGGATACCAAGCTGCGAAATTTGAAGCCCCAGGACAAACTCTACAAGGTGAACGACCGCGATGGGCTCTATGTGGCGGTGACACCAGCAGGAGGCATCTCCTTCAGATACAACTACTCGATCAGCGGTCGACAGGAGACCTTGACGATAGGCCGGTATGGCAAGCGTGGCGTCACGCTTGCAGAAGCACGGGAACGACTCAGCGAAGCAAAGAAGATGATCGCGGCCGGGAAATCACCGGCCAAGGAAAAGGCACGTGACAAGAAGCGTGTGAAGAATGCTGAGACGTTCGGTGCATGGGCCGAAAAATGGCTGCGTGGATATCAGATGGCTGACTCGACGCGCGACATGCGCAAGTCGGTATACACCCGTGAACTGAAAAAGCGGTTTGGAAGTCAAAAGCTGAGTGAAATCACGCATGAGGATTTGCGTGCTTTGACCGATGCTATCGTCGAAAGGGGAGCACCTGCCACGGCAGTGCATGCCCGTGAAGTGGTGTTACAGGTCTATCGTTGGGCAATCGAACGCGGGCAGAACGTGGAGAATCCGGCGGAAAAGGTGCGTCCGACCACCATCGCCAGATTCGAGCCGCGTGACCGTGCGTTGGCACCAGTAGAGATCGGCCTGATGTATCGGTACATGGACCGGGTGGGAACATCACCGCAATACCGGGCTGCTATCAAGCTGCTACTACTGACGATGGTGAGAAAATCGGAGCTGTCCAATGCAACGTGGTCAGAGATCAATTTCAGCGAGGCGCTTTGGACGATTCCGAAAGAACGGATGAAACGAAGAACTCCGCATCTGGTGTACCTGTCTCGTCAGGCACTCGATATATTCATCGCACTGAAAACCTTTGCGGGTGGGTCTGACTATGTGCTTCCCTCTCGGTATGACTCGGACTTGCCTATGAGTGCTGCAACGTTGAATCGTGTTCTCGCTTCGACGTATAAGGCTGCCCAGAAAGATGGTGAGCAGCTTGGGAAATTTGGTCCGCACGACTTGCGCCGAACCGCTAGTACACTACTGCATGAAGCCGGTTACAACACGGACTGGATCGAGAAGTGTCTTGCCCATGAACAGAGGGGAGTGAGGGCCGTCTATAACAAGGCCGAGTACCGAGAGCAACGTACAGCGATGTTGCAAGACTGGGCTGACATGATCGACGAGTGGGCTATCAAGCAACGACAGTAA
- a CDS encoding AlpA family phage regulatory protein, which translates to MDDEYRTLQGKTLINRKTLLAMIPLSERVIFNMEKRGDFPRRIVLTSRNVAWDLAEVEEWIESRKRSGEQAERPGVTVVA; encoded by the coding sequence ATGGACGATGAATACCGAACCCTGCAGGGTAAAACACTGATCAACCGAAAGACTTTACTAGCTATGATCCCGCTGTCGGAACGCGTCATCTTCAATATGGAGAAACGCGGGGACTTCCCACGCCGGATCGTACTCACAAGTCGTAACGTCGCCTGGGACTTGGCAGAGGTAGAGGAATGGATCGAGTCGAGAAAACGATCAGGAGAACAGGCTGAACGCCCTGGCGTTACTGTCGTTGCTTGA
- a CDS encoding alkene reductase → MSADLFEPFQLGDLTLANRIVMAPMTRNRADENGIVTSMMVTYYQQRASAGLIVTESAPVSPEGVGYPFTPGIYTNAQAASWQPVTDAVHAAGGRIFIQLQHCGRISHPSMLPNNAIPVGPSALRPAGQAVTYTGMQDFVIPRALETDEIPDIVAQFRRGAEMAKHAGFDGVEVHGANGYIIDQFLRNGSNLRSDAYGGNKQNRMRLLNEILDAVCAVWPAQRVGVRLSPENSFNEMSDSDPQSHFGYFIEQLTPRGLAYVHVLEGDMMTKSSTLDYGALRSNFAGPYIANNGYNLDRAQSALRSGAADLVAFGIPFLANPDLVRRYREDLPLAEADPNTFYGGGEAGYTDYPLYHGEEIYAN, encoded by the coding sequence ATGTCCGCTGATTTGTTCGAGCCGTTTCAACTAGGTGACCTGACACTCGCCAACCGTATTGTCATGGCACCTATGACACGCAATCGCGCCGACGAAAACGGTATCGTGACGTCCATGATGGTGACCTACTACCAACAACGCGCCAGCGCCGGTCTGATCGTTACCGAGTCCGCCCCAGTCTCACCGGAAGGCGTAGGCTATCCCTTTACGCCGGGGATTTACACGAATGCCCAGGCTGCCAGCTGGCAACCTGTCACCGATGCAGTGCACGCAGCCGGTGGCCGCATTTTCATTCAGCTGCAGCACTGTGGCAGGATTTCCCATCCGAGCATGCTGCCTAACAACGCCATACCTGTCGGTCCATCGGCGCTGCGGCCGGCGGGACAGGCCGTCACCTATACTGGCATGCAAGACTTCGTGATACCACGCGCACTCGAGACCGATGAAATTCCGGACATAGTGGCGCAATTCCGACGTGGCGCCGAAATGGCCAAGCACGCGGGTTTCGACGGCGTGGAAGTACACGGCGCCAACGGCTATATCATCGACCAGTTTCTGCGCAACGGCAGCAACCTCCGCAGCGATGCATACGGTGGCAACAAGCAGAACCGCATGCGTCTGTTGAACGAAATCCTCGATGCTGTTTGCGCGGTGTGGCCAGCGCAGCGCGTGGGCGTGCGTCTGAGCCCCGAGAACAGTTTTAATGAGATGTCGGATTCCGACCCGCAATCACACTTTGGTTATTTCATCGAACAGTTAACTCCGCGTGGCTTGGCCTATGTGCATGTGCTCGAAGGCGACATGATGACAAAGTCCAGCACCTTGGATTATGGCGCCTTGCGCTCGAACTTTGCGGGCCCCTATATCGCCAACAACGGCTATAACCTCGATCGTGCCCAATCGGCTCTACGTAGCGGAGCCGCGGATTTAGTCGCCTTCGGCATTCCATTCCTTGCTAATCCGGACCTGGTGCGCCGCTATCGGGAAGACTTGCCATTAGCCGAAGCCGATCCAAACACCTTCTACGGTGGCGGCGAGGCAGGCTACACTGACTATCCCCTTTATCATGGCGAAGAAATTTACGCGAACTGA
- a CDS encoding S24 family peptidase produces the protein MKRKQEHTRLQNLELLIAEAGSAAKLARIVGTNSSYISQVRHQMPTKKGTPRGLGDDLAGKLERGMAKPEGWMDEPHENSQEQPVACKEVNAHGGPVVRSLHPLISWVQAGEWTEISEGYVPQYESELLPCPVRCSEETFVLRVHGVSMEPRFHEGDLIFVDPDATPVHGKYVVVQLDESNEATFKQLIVEGDRQYLKALNPDWPNRIIEVNATATICGVVVFKGEVV, from the coding sequence ATGAAGCGAAAACAAGAGCACACCCGTCTCCAGAATCTTGAGCTGCTCATCGCCGAGGCAGGCTCGGCCGCCAAGCTTGCTCGCATCGTTGGCACCAATAGTTCATACATCAGCCAGGTCCGCCATCAAATGCCCACCAAAAAGGGCACCCCAAGGGGACTGGGGGATGATCTCGCCGGAAAGCTGGAACGTGGGATGGCAAAGCCCGAGGGCTGGATGGATGAACCCCATGAGAACAGTCAAGAACAACCTGTCGCCTGCAAAGAAGTGAACGCCCATGGCGGGCCGGTTGTTCGCAGTCTGCACCCACTCATTTCCTGGGTACAGGCGGGTGAGTGGACTGAAATCTCCGAGGGCTATGTACCGCAGTACGAAAGTGAATTACTGCCCTGCCCTGTAAGATGCAGCGAGGAAACCTTCGTTTTACGTGTTCACGGTGTCAGCATGGAACCCAGGTTCCATGAGGGTGACCTGATTTTTGTGGATCCCGACGCCACCCCGGTTCACGGTAAATACGTGGTCGTACAGCTCGATGAATCGAATGAGGCTACCTTCAAGCAGCTGATCGTCGAGGGGGACCGACAATACCTTAAAGCACTCAATCCTGACTGGCCGAACCGCATCATCGAAGTCAACGCAACAGCCACGATTTGTGGTGTCGTGGTGTTCAAGGGAGAAGTAGTGTGA
- a CDS encoding ParM/StbA family protein yields the protein MTPIQVGLDDGYAFTKVALPDGRLIAIPSRARVGKSGVTWIHDGQQRIFEYETEGAVYSVGAVDGAPTHFEGYPTSGMNRAIVQHALQEAGLAGRSVHTVSGLPVSAFYKKNGEQRRDTIEKKCRSLKQAVQPMMERLPAGIAFVDVIPEALAAWYDYVIVAKGDEVILDEERLSVPIAIVDIGGRTTDYVVVKDQGVIHTSSGSLQGGMLDVKQSVADGIQERFDMESVGEQIVSHAVDRGVVRLHGKNHNVAELVDAAKRELVERLYAETRRQLGLGVELDRVLFVGGGTVALVEHITDWFPNQAIAEHPAFANARGMLKYLQYVCEESDVA from the coding sequence ATGACGCCCATTCAGGTGGGTCTCGATGATGGTTATGCGTTTACAAAAGTGGCCCTGCCGGACGGACGGTTGATTGCCATACCGTCGCGGGCAAGAGTCGGTAAATCTGGTGTGACCTGGATCCACGACGGCCAGCAACGCATCTTCGAGTACGAAACTGAAGGAGCGGTGTACTCGGTGGGCGCCGTCGACGGCGCACCGACTCATTTCGAAGGTTATCCCACCTCAGGCATGAACCGCGCCATCGTTCAGCATGCCCTCCAGGAAGCAGGTTTGGCAGGCCGATCTGTTCACACGGTATCGGGGCTACCTGTTAGTGCTTTTTACAAGAAAAACGGCGAGCAGCGTCGTGACACGATCGAGAAAAAGTGCCGCAGCCTGAAGCAGGCCGTTCAACCGATGATGGAGCGATTGCCAGCCGGCATCGCATTCGTTGATGTGATCCCGGAGGCGCTGGCCGCATGGTACGACTATGTCATCGTTGCTAAAGGGGATGAAGTCATCCTCGACGAAGAACGGTTGTCGGTACCGATCGCCATCGTGGACATCGGTGGGCGAACTACAGACTACGTGGTCGTTAAGGATCAGGGCGTTATTCACACGTCGTCGGGCTCCCTGCAGGGCGGCATGTTGGACGTGAAACAAAGTGTCGCTGACGGCATACAAGAACGCTTCGACATGGAAAGCGTGGGGGAGCAGATTGTGTCACACGCCGTCGACCGCGGTGTCGTGCGTCTCCACGGGAAGAATCATAACGTAGCGGAACTGGTCGATGCCGCCAAACGGGAGCTCGTCGAACGGCTCTATGCGGAGACCCGCCGACAACTCGGCCTGGGTGTAGAGCTGGATCGAGTGTTGTTCGTTGGAGGCGGCACCGTCGCGCTGGTGGAACATATTACCGACTGGTTTCCTAATCAGGCCATTGCCGAACACCCGGCCTTCGCCAACGCGCGCGGAATGCTGAAGTATCTGCAATACGTCTGCGAAGAGTCAGACGTGGCCTGA
- a CDS encoding TIGR03761 family integrating conjugative element protein, protein MISGKSDPEQRIELNSEEAAVDAGPGALRGQVWLTVQTRQAQRLIRGRNGSADKPAIIGLVGFADRLRVIWQASRNDDPYADWWLIKVHEVLERIRNLVKSEQVTLDARLEQLTALEVTVAESMKPYRIALQFANPYAYRGAQMIAEYDKFVRTLLTAHHVGLLNGSSTEGLLNTCARRIRGAFAVPQGYQFLGIDRESLKQGTANASRARQIMGEVPEDVLSGAHCAPLTPRKVRFPDEAAKHIHLKPAESVSKADIPESVNDDIGGT, encoded by the coding sequence ATGATTTCCGGTAAATCAGATCCAGAACAGCGAATAGAACTGAATTCTGAAGAAGCAGCTGTCGATGCCGGTCCCGGTGCGCTCCGTGGGCAGGTCTGGCTAACGGTCCAGACCCGACAGGCGCAGCGGTTGATCCGTGGTCGTAACGGCAGTGCCGACAAACCAGCGATTATTGGTCTGGTGGGATTTGCCGATCGACTGCGCGTAATCTGGCAGGCGTCACGCAATGACGATCCCTATGCCGATTGGTGGCTGATCAAGGTTCATGAGGTGCTCGAACGGATTCGCAATCTGGTCAAGAGCGAACAGGTGACGCTAGACGCTCGGCTCGAACAGCTCACCGCCCTGGAAGTGACGGTGGCGGAGTCGATGAAGCCGTACCGGATCGCATTGCAGTTCGCCAATCCCTACGCCTATCGGGGTGCACAGATGATCGCCGAATACGACAAGTTCGTACGCACACTATTGACCGCCCACCATGTGGGACTCCTGAACGGTTCATCGACGGAGGGTTTGCTCAATACCTGTGCGCGCAGGATTCGAGGTGCTTTCGCGGTGCCGCAGGGCTATCAGTTTCTCGGTATCGATCGCGAGTCACTGAAGCAAGGCACTGCCAACGCAAGCCGCGCCCGTCAAATCATGGGTGAAGTGCCGGAAGACGTGTTGAGCGGTGCGCACTGTGCACCGCTTACGCCCCGTAAGGTCCGATTCCCTGATGAGGCGGCCAAACACATCCACCTTAAACCTGCTGAGTCAGTATCAAAGGCAGATATTCCGGAGTCGGTAAACGACGACATCGGTGGGACTTAG